The following coding sequences are from one Phycisphaerales bacterium window:
- a CDS encoding tetratricopeptide repeat protein, producing the protein MLKPTPLQQAAELLTRSEHERARQLLVRQLRRTPRDPEVHRLLAIAANQAGQLDQAAFYAGRAAELGGTADLHVFHGNALFNLGKADAAAAAYRAALKVDPGHAQARAGMCEILFQHSRFAEVIAECREGLRHTPADGDLRSTLAAAYINTGRGEEAYALMRETAQLRPLDGAVASGVAQTTTYLAGVTPAEVVGAHRRFGEIMERVVPTPARPPVRNPYPARRVRVGFLSGDFRTHSVAFFFEPLLEHLKARHPRDLELACYYTTLTVDKVTERLRGKADLWRDIAQLSIPDMAAAIRRDNVDILIEMSGHTDSSRLAVMQYRPAPVQVTYLGYPATSGLRTIDFRVVDTLTDPPSSESHCVEELVRLDPSFLCYRPPIDAPQPELTPNLRGTGGAEGGVVFGSFNVLQKINDPLLRRWKRVLDAVPGSRLLLKNHGLIQAEIRESMGARLVGLGYRPEQFELVSKQASMREHLATYGRVDVALDTFPYHGTTTTCDALYMGVPVVTMAGPMHASRVGVSLLTNVGLEELIAADEEEFIATAVPLARDVERRAELRRTLRPCLLASPICDEPGYADRFAAMLRGLWSRACAGSLR; encoded by the coding sequence ATGCTGAAGCCCACGCCCCTCCAGCAGGCCGCGGAGCTGTTGACCCGCAGCGAGCACGAGCGGGCCCGCCAGCTGCTGGTACGGCAGCTTCGGCGCACGCCGCGCGACCCGGAGGTGCACCGGCTGCTGGCGATCGCCGCGAACCAGGCGGGGCAGCTCGATCAGGCCGCGTTCTACGCCGGACGGGCCGCGGAGCTGGGGGGCACCGCCGACCTGCACGTGTTCCACGGCAACGCCCTCTTCAACCTTGGCAAGGCTGACGCGGCCGCCGCCGCTTACCGGGCGGCCCTCAAGGTCGACCCCGGGCACGCCCAGGCCCGTGCGGGGATGTGCGAGATCCTCTTCCAGCACAGCCGGTTCGCGGAGGTGATCGCCGAGTGCCGCGAGGGGCTGAGGCACACGCCCGCTGATGGCGATCTCCGCAGCACGCTCGCCGCGGCCTACATCAACACCGGGCGCGGTGAAGAGGCGTACGCCCTCATGCGCGAGACGGCCCAGCTGCGCCCGCTCGACGGAGCGGTGGCCTCGGGCGTGGCGCAGACCACCACGTACCTCGCCGGCGTCACGCCCGCGGAAGTCGTGGGCGCGCACCGCCGCTTCGGCGAGATCATGGAGCGCGTGGTGCCGACGCCGGCCCGCCCGCCGGTGCGCAACCCCTACCCCGCCCGCCGCGTGCGCGTGGGCTTTCTTTCCGGCGACTTCCGCACGCATTCGGTCGCGTTCTTCTTTGAGCCGCTGCTGGAGCACCTGAAGGCGCGGCACCCGCGCGACCTCGAGCTCGCCTGCTACTACACCACGCTCACCGTCGACAAGGTGACCGAGCGGCTGCGCGGCAAGGCCGACCTGTGGCGCGACATCGCGCAGCTCTCGATCCCCGACATGGCCGCAGCGATCCGGCGCGACAACGTGGACATCCTCATCGAGATGAGCGGCCACACCGACAGCAGCCGCCTCGCGGTGATGCAGTACCGCCCCGCGCCGGTGCAGGTCACGTACCTCGGCTACCCCGCCACCAGCGGGCTGCGGACCATCGACTTTCGCGTGGTGGACACTCTCACGGACCCGCCGAGCAGCGAGAGCCACTGCGTGGAGGAGCTCGTAAGGCTCGACCCGAGCTTCCTGTGCTACCGCCCCCCCATCGACGCTCCGCAGCCGGAGCTGACGCCCAACTTGCGCGGCACCGGCGGCGCAGAGGGCGGCGTGGTCTTCGGCTCGTTCAACGTGCTTCAGAAGATCAACGACCCGCTGCTGCGGCGATGGAAGCGTGTGCTGGACGCGGTGCCGGGATCGCGCCTGCTCCTCAAGAACCACGGCCTCATCCAGGCCGAGATCCGCGAGTCCATGGGGGCGCGTCTCGTTGGCCTGGGCTACCGGCCCGAGCAGTTCGAGCTCGTCTCCAAGCAGGCCAGCATGCGCGAGCACCTCGCGACTTACGGGCGCGTGGACGTCGCCCTTGACACCTTCCCCTACCACGGAACGACGACGACCTGCGACGCCCTGTACATGGGCGTGCCGGTCGTCACCATGGCCGGCCCGATGCACGCGTCGCGCGTGGGCGTGTCGCTGCTCACCAACGTGGGGCTCGAGGAACTCATCGCGGCGGACGAAGAGGAGTTTATCGCCACCGCGGTCCCGCTGGCCCGTGATGTGGAACGTCGCGCGGAGCTCCGCCGCACGCTGCGCCCATGCCTGCTCGCGTCACCCATCTGCGACGAGCCCGGGTACGCCGACCGCTTCGCCGCGATGCTGCGCGGCCTCTGGTCGCGCGCGTGCGCCGGCTCGCTCCGCTGA
- the phoU gene encoding phosphate signaling complex protein PhoU, whose product MSQTPTPPFEQPPQPGAPLFTTDRRILALKRRLLREGTMAVSMLEAAMAALWPLDLDAAMNVRLSDDRIDSEEVAIEQETYEILALHHPFARDFRVLTFILRANADFERVADHASSVAKAVKKITEARQREGAPAAIKWPTSLTELGQRVPALCHSLIQAVMDEDVEAARQIVTADKVIDTLDRRLFEEVMEMMKVGGKSDADLATGMYVYRVGRELERVGDLMANVAEDVVYLATGEIIRHEKRRAPAKK is encoded by the coding sequence ATGAGCCAGACCCCGACCCCGCCCTTCGAGCAGCCGCCCCAGCCCGGGGCCCCACTCTTCACCACCGACCGGCGGATCCTGGCGCTCAAGCGGCGACTGCTCCGCGAGGGCACGATGGCGGTCTCGATGCTCGAGGCGGCTATGGCGGCGCTGTGGCCACTCGATCTGGACGCCGCGATGAACGTGCGGCTCAGCGACGACCGCATCGACAGCGAAGAGGTCGCGATCGAGCAGGAAACGTACGAGATCCTCGCGCTGCACCACCCCTTCGCCCGCGACTTCCGCGTGCTCACCTTCATCCTGCGGGCCAACGCCGACTTCGAGCGCGTCGCGGATCACGCGTCGTCGGTGGCCAAGGCCGTCAAGAAGATCACCGAGGCCCGCCAGCGCGAGGGTGCGCCCGCCGCCATCAAGTGGCCGACCTCCCTCACCGAGCTCGGCCAGCGTGTGCCCGCGCTGTGCCACTCGCTCATCCAGGCGGTCATGGACGAGGACGTGGAGGCTGCGCGACAGATTGTGACCGCCGACAAGGTGATCGACACCCTGGACCGCCGCCTGTTCGAGGAGGTCATGGAGATGATGAAGGTTGGCGGCAAGAGCGACGCCGACCTCGCCACCGGCATGTACGTCTACCGCGTCGGGCGCGAGCTGGAGCGCGTGGGCGACCTGATGGCCAACGTTGCCGAGGACGTCGTGTACCTCGCCACTGGCGAGATCATCCGCCACGAGAAGCGGCGCGCCCCCGCGAAGAAGTGA